In the genome of Cryptomeria japonica chromosome 8, Sugi_1.0, whole genome shotgun sequence, one region contains:
- the LOC131857856 gene encoding early light-induced protein 1, chloroplastic-like — MVAVTSMMMKAPAALNCGAVQRNIVANAFHLQALQETSPTEGVSSSSSTKMSTKFGDLFALSGPAPEIINGRAAMLVFVSAIAVEVASGRDLLSQLNSGGLSWFALIAGLMTVGTLVPLFNGISRESESQQIFSSTAEMWNGRFAMLGLLALAFTEYVKGGPLV, encoded by the exons ATGGTAGCtgtgacttcaatgatgatgaaagcgCCCGCAGCCCTTAACTGCGGGGCAGTCCAAAGGAATA TTGTGGCTAATGCATTTCATCTTCAAGCTCTACAGGAAACGTCCCCTACTGAAGGCGTTTCATCTTCAAGCTCTACAAAG ATGAGCACCAAGTTTGGAGACCTGTTTGCGCTCTCAGGGCCTGCGCCGGAGATCATCAATGGAAGGGCGGCTATGTTGGTGTTCGTGTCGGCCATTGCAGTGGAGGTGGCGAGTGGAAGAGATTTGTTGTCGCAACTGAATAGTGGAGGACTGTCGTGGTTTGCGTTAATTGCAGGATTAATGACGGTGGGGACACTGGTGCCCCTGTTCAATGGAATATCGAGGGAGAGCGAGTCGCAGCAAATATTTTCATCCACAGCAGAAATGTGGAATGGGCGCTTTGCTATGCTTGGCCTCCTGGCATTGGCCTTCACTGAATACGTCAAGGGCGGACCACTTGTGTAA
- the LOC131058593 gene encoding early light-induced protein 1, chloroplastic-like: MAAMASMMMKAPGAVNCGAVKTNSVGKSSAWLQRIQRKRPLLKAFLLQALPKVSTKFGDLFVFSGPAPEIINGRAAMLGFVSAIAVEVASGRDLLSQLNSGGLSWFALTAGLMTVGTLVPLFNGISRESTSQPIFSSTAEMWNGRFAMLGLLALAFTEYVKGGPLV, from the exons ATGGCGGCCATggcttcaatgatgatgaaagcaCCCGGAGCCGTTAACTGCGGGGCAGTCAAAACGAATAGTGTGGGTAAGTCAAGTGCATGGCTGCAAAG GATCCAAAGGAAACGTCCTCTACTGAAGGCGTTTCTCCTTCAAGCTCTACCAAAG GTGAGCACAAAATTTGGCGACCTGTTTGTGTTCTCAGGGCCGGCGCCGGAGATCATCAATGGAAGGGCGGCTATGTTGGGGTTCGTGTCGGCCATTGCAGTGGAGGTGGCCAGCGGAAGAGATTTGCTGTCGCAATTGAATAGTGGAGGACTGTCGTGGTTTGCGTTAACTGCAGGATTAATGACGGTGGGGACACTGGTGCCCCTGTTCAATGGAATATCGAGGGAGAGCACGTCGCAGCCAATATTTTCATCCACAGCAGAAATGTGGAATGGGCGCTTTGCTATGCTCGGCCTCCTCGCATTGGCTTTCACTGAATACGTCAAGGGTGGACCGCTTGTATAA